One Desulfobulbaceae bacterium DNA window includes the following coding sequences:
- a CDS encoding DUF1844 domain-containing protein: MTTAKEEDCPCAPGMIKKDGKCVMPDVTFTSFFMALNTSALFHLGVVPDPKTGLKNVDKMMAKHTIDTMNMLQKKSVGNLTVEENDLVEKILYDLKMRYVNA, from the coding sequence ATGACGACAGCAAAAGAAGAAGATTGTCCTTGTGCGCCGGGAATGATAAAAAAAGACGGTAAATGTGTGATGCCCGATGTCACATTTACCTCTTTTTTTATGGCATTAAACACCTCCGCTTTATTTCATTTAGGTGTTGTGCCCGACCCTAAGACTGGCCTGAAAAACGTGGATAAAATGATGGCTAAACACACCATTGACACCATGAATATGTTACAGAAGAAGTCAGTAGGGAATCTTACTGTCGAAGAGAATGATCTTGTTGAAAAAATTCTTTATGATCTTAAGATGCGCTACGTGAACGCTTAG
- the ispE gene encoding 4-(cytidine 5'-diphospho)-2-C-methyl-D-erythritol kinase, whose amino-acid sequence MSKKSTLLIGSHLPPSTTGLQFACSDAGLPTDERNLVVKAALSFFAYTQIQPDVHIYLDKHIPVAAGLGGGSSDAGTCLRGLNSFFNMALTDSQLFELASPLGADVPFFVSETPAFYATGIGNKLCPIEPVDPCWIVLVNPGISISTKWAYDNFTLTREGNSYNLLGCSKSLFNASRQDDAPVKKAEMACLCNDLEEVTLKKYTVIQDIKDELIANGAVTSLMSGSGATVFGVFDHIETAHKCKEKFSKRYSAVFLAEPIIDTF is encoded by the coding sequence TTGTCCAAAAAATCAACCTTGTTGATTGGCTCACATTTACCCCCCTCAACTACCGGCCTGCAATTTGCCTGTTCCGACGCCGGTTTGCCCACCGATGAAAGAAATCTTGTTGTGAAAGCGGCACTGAGCTTTTTTGCTTATACACAAATTCAACCGGACGTTCATATTTATCTTGATAAACATATCCCCGTTGCTGCCGGTTTAGGAGGGGGAAGCAGTGACGCGGGAACATGCTTGAGGGGGTTGAACTCTTTTTTTAATATGGCACTTACTGATAGCCAACTTTTTGAGTTGGCATCTCCTCTGGGGGCAGATGTTCCTTTTTTTGTTTCGGAAACCCCTGCTTTTTACGCTACAGGAATTGGCAATAAACTTTGTCCAATCGAACCAGTTGACCCATGTTGGATTGTTTTGGTTAATCCGGGAATCTCCATATCAACTAAGTGGGCCTATGACAATTTTACATTGACAAGAGAGGGTAATTCATATAATTTACTCGGCTGTTCAAAATCATTGTTTAATGCCTCTCGGCAAGATGATGCGCCGGTAAAAAAAGCTGAGATGGCATGTTTGTGCAATGATCTGGAAGAGGTAACCTTAAAGAAATATACGGTTATTCAGGATATTAAGGATGAGCTGATCGCTAATGGAGCCGTCACATCCCTTATGTCCGGCAGTGGAGCCACCGTGTTTGGCGTTTTTGATCACATAGAAACAGCCCATAAGTGCAAAGAAAAATTTTCTAAACGTTACTCGGCTGTTTTTTTAGCGGAGCCTATAATAGATACATTTTAA
- a CDS encoding ribose-phosphate pyrophosphokinase: MLKDMKVFSGNANRELALSICEHLQKPLSKAEVRRFSDGEIFVEIGENVRGRDIFIIQPTSPPVNDNLMELVIMVDAMRRASARRITAVLPYYGYARQDRKVAPRVPITAKVVAEMMTVVGVRRVLTMDLHAGQIQGFFNIPVDNLYAAPILLDHISNKFTNVVMVSPDAGGVERTRAFAKRLDADLAIIDKRRERANECAAMNVIGDVKGKTAILLDDMVDTAGTLCSAADILIKEGAEKVYACCSHGVLSGPAIERLEASKIDKLVITDSIPLRGDAINCKKIKVLTVAKMLADAIRCIHTDDSVSSLFV, encoded by the coding sequence ATGCTTAAAGATATGAAAGTGTTTTCTGGAAATGCTAACCGTGAATTAGCTCTTTCAATCTGTGAGCATTTGCAAAAACCACTTTCAAAAGCTGAAGTACGACGATTTAGTGACGGAGAAATATTTGTAGAGATAGGTGAAAATGTCCGAGGCCGTGATATCTTTATCATACAGCCCACAAGTCCTCCTGTTAATGATAACCTGATGGAACTTGTTATCATGGTAGATGCAATGAGAAGAGCGTCTGCACGGAGAATTACTGCGGTACTGCCCTATTACGGATATGCACGACAAGATAGGAAGGTTGCCCCGCGAGTGCCAATTACAGCAAAAGTTGTTGCTGAGATGATGACCGTAGTCGGAGTGCGAAGAGTACTTACGATGGATCTGCATGCCGGTCAGATTCAGGGATTTTTTAATATTCCTGTGGATAATTTATATGCAGCACCTATATTGCTGGATCATATATCGAATAAATTTACCAATGTTGTTATGGTTTCTCCCGATGCAGGTGGTGTTGAGCGAACGCGTGCCTTTGCCAAACGACTTGATGCGGATCTGGCGATAATAGATAAGCGCCGTGAGCGCGCCAACGAATGTGCTGCAATGAATGTTATTGGTGATGTTAAAGGTAAGACAGCTATTCTTCTTGATGATATGGTCGATACTGCCGGCACTCTTTGTTCTGCAGCTGATATACTTATTAAAGAGGGTGCCGAGAAGGTCTACGCCTGCTGTTCGCACGGTGTTTTGTCCGGTCCCGCGATCGAGAGACTTGAGGCCTCCAAAATTGACAAGCTGGTTATTACTGACAGTATTCCCCTTCGAGGGGATGCTATAAATTGTAAAAAAATTAAAGTACTTACAGTTGCCAAAATGCTTGCGGATGCGATTCGTTGCATTCATACCGATGACTCGGTTAGTTCACTTTTTGTATGA
- a CDS encoding 50S ribosomal protein L25 produces the protein MLQYDLNADVRNTYGKCAARSMRRDGMTPAILYGPKSDAISLKLNTKSLTKTLVALQRRNAVFNLEVNDGASSTKRYAIVKEVQAAPISGDLVHADFLEVKLDEPMIFDVPVKYIGVAKGVDLGGEMHIALTSVKLKGLILDIPDFLEIVVSDMSIGDRLHCSDLVIPSSLEMLNELDATCVAIVSESKAQAGAEEAEAVEEVSEEGSAEESES, from the coding sequence ATGTTGCAATATGACTTAAATGCAGATGTTAGAAATACTTATGGGAAATGTGCGGCTAGAAGCATGAGAAGAGATGGTATGACACCTGCCATACTTTACGGGCCAAAGAGTGATGCTATCTCCTTGAAACTTAATACTAAAAGTTTAACCAAGACTTTAGTCGCTTTGCAAAGACGTAACGCGGTGTTTAATCTTGAGGTCAATGACGGTGCCTCATCAACAAAACGATATGCCATTGTTAAAGAAGTTCAGGCAGCACCTATTTCAGGCGATTTAGTACATGCTGATTTCCTTGAGGTTAAACTCGATGAGCCTATGATATTTGATGTGCCGGTTAAATACATTGGCGTTGCCAAAGGTGTTGACCTTGGTGGTGAGATGCATATAGCATTGACATCCGTTAAATTAAAGGGCCTCATTCTTGATATTCCCGATTTCCTTGAAATTGTTGTTAGCGATATGAGCATTGGTGATCGTCTACATTGTAGCGACTTGGTGATTCCTTCGTCACTTGAGATGTTGAATGAGTTGGATGCCACATGTGTTGCAATTGTATCAGAGTCTAAAGCTCAGGCCGGAGCTGAAGAAGCTGAAGCTGTAGAAGAAGTATCTGAAGAAGGATCCGCTGAAGAAAGTGAATCCTAA
- a CDS encoding aminoacyl-tRNA hydrolase yields MHLVVGLGNPGLKYEQTRHNIGFMALDYFADKAGVSFSDSKWEAKVAKVSIGPEQLILTKPETFMNCSGRAVGKICTYYKIVTEKVIVIHDDLDLDLGRIKLVVNRGAGGHNGISSIIQCLGGKNFPRIRAGIGRPDSNSEMPVSSYVLSRFTQAEQEVVDPLLVTISESLELVVKHGTTYAMNHLNRL; encoded by the coding sequence ATGCACCTTGTGGTTGGACTTGGTAATCCTGGATTGAAATATGAGCAAACCCGTCACAATATCGGCTTTATGGCCTTGGATTATTTTGCTGATAAAGCAGGTGTCAGTTTTTCTGATTCAAAATGGGAGGCGAAGGTTGCAAAGGTCAGTATTGGCCCTGAGCAATTGATTCTTACCAAGCCGGAAACCTTCATGAATTGTAGTGGTAGGGCTGTTGGTAAAATCTGTACCTACTATAAAATCGTCACTGAAAAGGTTATTGTCATTCACGATGATTTAGATCTCGATCTTGGCAGGATAAAACTTGTTGTTAACCGGGGGGCAGGGGGGCATAACGGGATCTCTTCCATTATCCAATGCCTTGGCGGGAAAAATTTTCCACGAATTCGTGCCGGCATCGGCAGGCCGGACTCGAACTCTGAAATGCCAGTCAGTAGTTATGTTCTTTCCAGATTTACACAGGCAGAGCAAGAGGTTGTTGACCCTTTACTGGTTACTATAAGTGAAAGTCTTGAGTTGGTTGTTAAACATGGAACAACTTACGCTATGAACCATTTGAACCGTCTGTGA
- a CDS encoding CarD family transcriptional regulator — protein MFDVGDMAVYPAHGVGQIESIESREVGDLKQFFYVIRIVESNMIIMIPTNTSESVGLRAIIESDQVDKIYSILKKRDVIIESQPWNQRYRNYMEKIKTGSVFEIAQVLRDLYILKEDKTLSFGERKMMDTAQSLLVKEISIANASKEDVVVDSISHIFA, from the coding sequence ATGTTTGATGTTGGTGATATGGCTGTTTATCCAGCCCATGGTGTTGGGCAAATTGAATCAATTGAAAGTCGTGAGGTTGGAGATTTAAAACAGTTTTTTTACGTTATTCGAATAGTTGAATCAAACATGATTATCATGATTCCAACGAATACATCTGAAAGTGTCGGGTTGCGTGCGATCATCGAATCAGATCAGGTTGATAAGATATATTCGATCTTGAAAAAACGAGATGTGATCATCGAGTCACAGCCCTGGAATCAACGATATCGTAATTATATGGAAAAAATAAAAACCGGTTCGGTTTTTGAGATAGCCCAAGTTCTTCGTGACCTCTATATCCTTAAAGAGGATAAAACACTATCTTTTGGTGAACGAAAGATGATGGATACGGCCCAAAGTCTCTTAGTAAAAGAGATTTCTATAGCCAATGCCAGTAAAGAGGATGTGGTTGTTGACAGTATCAGTCATATCTTTGCCTGA
- a CDS encoding RluA family pseudouridine synthase, which yields MSLIDPTNIDNWTCLEKIVDSGHAGQRLDNYLGNAVTVDGERCSRAMFQQLIRDHHVLVCGQPRKNNYRLRINDLVEIFIPPPEPLELIPEQVFFEIVYEDSDLIVISKPPGLVVHPAAGNMTGTLVHGLLYHCHDLSGINGSLRPGIVHRLDKDTSGLMVIAKSNAAQLSLVKQFKDKRVTKVYQAVVDGVPPRKSGTISTLIGRHRVDRKKMSVLTSGGKEAVTHWEIIESFEKFTLLKITLETGRTHQIRVHLADLGLPIVGDSVYGARKQLPLYEKLGIKRQFLHAYKLKFQHPISGEMMRFVDPIYDDMNSFIERLRQESSVDQA from the coding sequence ATGTCCTTAATTGATCCTACAAATATCGACAATTGGACCTGTCTTGAGAAGATTGTCGATTCCGGTCACGCGGGACAGCGGTTGGATAATTATTTGGGTAACGCGGTGACGGTTGACGGCGAGAGATGTTCTCGAGCAATGTTCCAACAATTGATTCGAGATCATCATGTGCTGGTTTGTGGTCAACCACGAAAAAATAACTACAGACTTCGTATCAATGATCTTGTAGAGATATTCATACCGCCCCCAGAACCACTCGAGCTCATTCCTGAGCAGGTTTTTTTTGAAATTGTTTATGAAGACTCTGATCTTATAGTCATTTCTAAGCCTCCTGGTCTGGTAGTGCATCCCGCAGCAGGAAACATGACAGGTACATTGGTGCATGGTTTGCTTTACCATTGCCATGATCTGAGTGGTATTAATGGCTCCCTTCGCCCGGGCATAGTTCATCGACTTGACAAAGATACTTCCGGGTTGATGGTGATTGCAAAAAGTAATGCCGCGCAGTTAAGCTTGGTTAAACAGTTTAAGGATAAGAGAGTTACTAAGGTGTATCAGGCAGTAGTTGACGGTGTTCCTCCAAGGAAATCTGGCACAATTTCTACATTAATCGGTCGTCATCGGGTTGACCGTAAGAAAATGTCGGTACTTACCAGTGGTGGTAAAGAGGCTGTAACGCACTGGGAGATCATTGAATCATTCGAGAAATTTACACTCCTGAAAATTACCCTTGAGACAGGGAGAACGCACCAGATACGTGTACACCTGGCAGACCTGGGTTTGCCTATTGTCGGCGACAGTGTTTATGGTGCCAGAAAACAGCTGCCCCTCTATGAAAAACTTGGGATAAAACGTCAATTTCTGCACGCCTATAAACTTAAATTTCAACATCCGATTAGTGGCGAAATGATGCGGTTTGTTGATCCGATCTATGATGATATGAACAGTTTCATCGAAAGATTACGGCAGGAGAGTTCTGTTGATCAGGCTTAG
- a CDS encoding dephospho-CoA kinase gives MERFFANSIGVTGGLASGKSSVAKALADMLGYCLFDADAEVASLLKKEAEGWFFLRSLLAPDFFLKNGALDKPKLRDTIFEDCALRKKIEERLHPLVRKQLKRKVDEAYTDNGQKSLIEVPLLYEANWQSDFAKVLVVAVSENIAVARGSLRDGVTSDQIKKTLSAQFPLKEKIELADYVIDNDKNWDHTFKQIVQLKKILTP, from the coding sequence ATGGAGCGCTTTTTTGCAAACAGTATAGGCGTTACTGGTGGACTTGCCTCTGGCAAGAGTTCTGTGGCTAAAGCTCTGGCAGATATGCTAGGGTACTGTCTTTTTGATGCCGATGCGGAAGTGGCATCACTGCTAAAAAAAGAGGCTGAAGGTTGGTTTTTCCTGCGTAGCTTGCTTGCCCCTGATTTTTTTTTAAAAAATGGGGCCCTTGATAAGCCTAAACTGCGAGATACTATTTTTGAAGATTGTGCTCTACGTAAAAAGATAGAGGAACGGTTGCATCCTCTGGTACGAAAGCAACTTAAGCGCAAAGTTGATGAGGCGTATACTGACAATGGTCAGAAATCATTAATTGAAGTTCCGTTATTATATGAAGCCAATTGGCAGAGTGATTTTGCCAAAGTGCTCGTGGTGGCGGTCAGTGAAAATATAGCAGTTGCAAGAGGTTCGTTACGTGACGGAGTAACCTCTGACCAGATAAAGAAAACTCTTTCGGCGCAATTTCCTCTCAAGGAAAAGATAGAGTTGGCCGATTATGTGATTGATAATGACAAAAATTGGGATCATACCTTTAAACAAATTGTTCAACTAAAAAAAATCTTGACACCTTAG
- the rho gene encoding transcription termination factor Rho, translating into MDLIDLKHKKITELTALAKQFNIEGYSSLRKQELIFEIQKAHAAREEKNGNSKGNGVLEILPDGFGFLRAPDYNYLPGPDDIYVSPSQIRRLGLKKGDTIEGPIRSPKEGERYFALLKVDSVNFEPPEKNREKTLFSNLTPLHPEERLNLENDPTNFSMRVMNMMSPIGKGQRGIIVAPPRTGKTVLLKDIANSIASNHPEVTLIVLLIDERPEEVTDMARSVKGEVVSSTFDEPPQRHIQVAEMVIAKAKRLVEAKKDVVVLLDSLTRLARAYNTVVPPSGKILSGGVDSNALHRPKRFFGAARNIEEGGSLTIIATALVETGSRMDEVIFEEFKGTGNMEIVLDRKMSDKRLYPAIDMNRSGTRKEDLLLSEEELNRAWILRKLLSTMKPTDAMEFLLQRMKGTKTNQEFFDTMNS; encoded by the coding sequence ATGGATCTTATTGACCTTAAACATAAGAAAATCACCGAACTTACCGCACTCGCTAAACAGTTTAACATTGAAGGTTATAGCAGTTTGCGCAAGCAAGAGTTGATTTTTGAAATTCAAAAAGCTCATGCAGCACGCGAAGAGAAAAACGGTAACAGTAAGGGTAATGGTGTTCTTGAGATATTGCCTGATGGTTTTGGTTTTTTAAGAGCTCCGGATTATAATTATTTGCCAGGCCCTGATGATATATATGTTTCGCCTTCTCAGATTAGACGGTTGGGTCTCAAAAAAGGCGATACGATTGAGGGACCAATTCGCTCTCCCAAAGAAGGGGAGCGTTATTTCGCCTTGCTGAAAGTTGATTCTGTGAATTTTGAACCGCCCGAAAAAAATCGTGAAAAAACTCTGTTCTCCAACCTCACGCCACTTCATCCTGAAGAACGTTTAAACCTTGAAAATGATCCAACTAATTTTTCAATGCGCGTTATGAATATGATGTCGCCAATTGGCAAGGGTCAGCGAGGTATTATCGTTGCACCGCCTCGTACGGGTAAAACCGTATTGCTTAAAGATATTGCCAACAGCATAGCCAGTAACCACCCGGAAGTTACCCTGATTGTTCTACTGATTGATGAACGTCCGGAGGAGGTTACAGATATGGCAAGAAGTGTAAAGGGTGAAGTTGTCAGTTCAACCTTTGACGAACCGCCTCAAAGACATATACAAGTTGCTGAAATGGTTATTGCTAAAGCCAAGCGCCTGGTTGAGGCCAAAAAAGATGTTGTTGTTCTTCTTGATAGTCTTACCCGATTGGCTCGTGCTTATAATACGGTTGTGCCTCCAAGTGGAAAGATTCTGTCTGGTGGTGTTGACTCAAACGCCTTGCATCGCCCGAAACGATTTTTTGGGGCAGCTCGTAACATTGAAGAGGGTGGCAGTTTGACAATAATTGCGACAGCTTTGGTTGAAACAGGCAGCAGGATGGATGAGGTTATTTTTGAAGAGTTTAAAGGCACGGGTAATATGGAAATAGTTCTTGACCGTAAAATGTCTGATAAACGATTGTATCCGGCAATTGATATGAATCGATCGGGAACACGTAAGGAAGATTTGTTGTTATCCGAAGAAGAGCTGAATCGGGCCTGGATTCTTCGAAAATTACTGTCAACAATGAAGCCGACGGATGCTATGGAGTTTCTTTTGCAAAGAATGAAGGGCACTAAAACCAATCAGGAGTTTTTTGATACTATGAATAGCTAG
- the rpmE gene encoding 50S ribosomal protein L31, which produces MKKDIHPEYHQINATCACGNEVELGSVNPEIKVEICAACHPYFTGKQKLVDTAGRVEKFMKKYAKHYDKTA; this is translated from the coding sequence ATGAAGAAAGATATCCATCCTGAATATCATCAGATCAACGCAACGTGTGCTTGTGGAAATGAGGTTGAGCTTGGTTCAGTTAACCCTGAGATAAAAGTCGAGATTTGTGCAGCCTGTCATCCTTATTTTACCGGCAAGCAGAAGCTTGTTGATACGGCTGGTCGTGTTGAGAAGTTTATGAAGAAGTATGCCAAACATTACGATAAGACTGCCTAA
- the prfA gene encoding peptide chain release factor 1: protein MFAKFEHIHEKKLELEAKLSDPAIISNQVAYQKNAKEHATVSKMDQLYTLYQQTVAELAENKQMLREEDDDEMLVLVKGEIEALTEKITGLENQLRLLLLPPDPNDDKNILLEIRAGTGGDEAALFAADLYKMYHRFAENQSWKVEVLNSSSNGIGGFKDIVALIKGHKVYSRLKYESGVHRVQRVPETEAQGRVHTSAVTVAILPEAEDVELNILPSDVRVDIFCSSGPGGQSVNTTQSAVRLTHLPTGIVATCQDEKSQHKNKESAMKVLRARIFDKMQQDQHDKISAERKSQVGSGDRSERIRTYNFPQGRVSDHRINLTLYKLDDILLGKLDAIIEPLNSHFQAEALKTIR, encoded by the coding sequence ATGTTTGCAAAATTTGAACATATACACGAAAAAAAATTAGAACTTGAAGCGAAACTGTCCGATCCCGCTATCATTTCTAATCAAGTTGCGTATCAGAAAAATGCAAAGGAACATGCCACTGTTTCTAAGATGGATCAGCTTTATACCCTTTATCAGCAGACAGTAGCAGAACTTGCTGAGAACAAGCAGATGCTTCGCGAAGAAGATGACGATGAGATGCTTGTTCTTGTAAAAGGTGAAATTGAGGCCTTAACTGAAAAAATTACGGGGCTTGAAAACCAGCTTAGATTACTGCTACTCCCCCCTGACCCCAACGACGACAAAAACATACTCCTTGAGATTAGAGCTGGAACCGGTGGCGATGAGGCTGCACTTTTTGCAGCTGATCTGTATAAGATGTACCATCGTTTTGCCGAGAATCAGTCCTGGAAAGTTGAGGTGCTTAACAGCAGCTCCAATGGGATTGGCGGTTTCAAGGATATTGTCGCCCTGATTAAGGGCCATAAGGTATATAGTCGTTTGAAATATGAATCCGGTGTTCATAGGGTTCAACGTGTTCCTGAAACTGAAGCTCAAGGTCGTGTTCACACATCAGCGGTTACTGTCGCTATTTTGCCAGAGGCTGAAGATGTCGAGCTCAACATTCTTCCTAGTGACGTCAGGGTTGATATATTCTGTTCTTCCGGGCCGGGAGGCCAGAGTGTCAACACCACACAGTCAGCGGTACGTTTAACACATTTACCAACAGGTATTGTGGCAACGTGTCAGGATGAGAAATCCCAGCATAAAAATAAAGAATCTGCAATGAAAGTTCTTCGAGCAAGAATTTTCGATAAAATGCAGCAGGATCAACACGATAAAATTTCAGCTGAACGTAAAAGTCAAGTTGGTAGCGGTGATCGAAGTGAGCGAATACGGACTTATAACTTTCCTCAGGGGAGGGTGAGTGACCATCGCATCAATTTGACTCTGTACAAACTCGATGATATTTTGCTTGGTAAACTCGATGCTATTATCGAACCGCTTAACAGCCATTTTCAGGCTGAAGCCCTCAAGACTATTCGTTGA
- the prmC gene encoding peptide chain release factor N(5)-glutamine methyltransferase, with amino-acid sequence MWDLELKTVRQIYLSLVNLFKNASIPDPEIDAAILFHYVLGLTRSDLVIKSAELVGADEALKILELANKRLSREPIAYLVGEQDFYGRRFVVNPSVLIPRPETELIVEKAISTGKELIDSRQSLTIMDLGTGSGAIAVTLAKELRSSKLFALDRSISALQTAKINAANHGVLHQLEFVASDWFNAFTPKASFNIVISNPPYVAEKIRKDLQKELSFEPASALFSGTDGTNDLKKIISNSSPYLAPGGFLFVEIGYDQKEFVLDFIGKGGFFEDFTVYDDYAGLPRILKAKVKG; translated from the coding sequence TTGTGGGATTTAGAGCTGAAAACTGTCCGTCAAATATATCTCTCTCTTGTTAATCTGTTCAAAAACGCATCAATTCCTGATCCAGAAATTGATGCCGCCATACTCTTCCATTACGTTTTAGGCCTTACACGTTCTGATCTGGTTATTAAATCAGCGGAGCTAGTCGGTGCTGATGAAGCCTTAAAGATTCTTGAACTTGCCAATAAGCGATTGTCCCGGGAACCGATTGCGTACCTCGTTGGCGAACAAGATTTTTATGGGCGCCGCTTTGTTGTTAACCCCTCAGTTTTAATACCACGACCAGAGACTGAACTGATTGTTGAAAAGGCAATTTCTACTGGAAAAGAATTAATTGACTCAAGGCAATCATTGACTATTATGGATCTTGGTACAGGAAGTGGTGCTATTGCTGTTACATTGGCTAAAGAGTTGAGGTCTTCAAAACTATTTGCTCTTGATCGTTCCATCTCTGCACTGCAAACTGCCAAGATAAACGCGGCGAATCACGGCGTCTTGCATCAGTTAGAATTCGTAGCTTCTGACTGGTTTAATGCCTTTACCCCCAAAGCTTCCTTCAATATTGTTATTTCAAATCCTCCTTATGTTGCTGAAAAGATAAGAAAAGATTTGCAGAAAGAACTCAGTTTTGAGCCGGCAAGCGCCTTATTCTCAGGCACTGATGGTACTAATGATTTAAAAAAAATTATAAGTAATTCGTCGCCATACCTCGCTCCAGGTGGGTTTTTATTTGTTGAAATTGGTTATGACCAGAAAGAGTTTGTTCTCGATTTTATCGGCAAGGGTGGCTTTTTTGAGGACTTTACTGTTTATGATGATTATGCTGGGTTACCACGAATTCTTAAGGCAAAGGTAAAGGGGTAA
- the murA gene encoding UDP-N-acetylglucosamine 1-carboxyvinyltransferase — protein sequence MDKLVIQGGIPLHGEISISGAKNAALPLLAATLLATGRHTLHNVPNLRDTRTIVRLLESFGVTSEKGEAGTWYLNCDSINNLEASYDLVKTMRASVLVLGPLLSRYGRARVSLPGGCAIGARPIDFHLQALEKMGAHLTLKEGYVEAEIEGRLKGASIYFDIPSVTGTENIVMAAVLAKGTTVIKNAAREPEVGNNIDMLVSMGAEIEGKGTDKLVVHGVKKLYPAENTILSDRIETGTYLIAVGAAGGDVVINNCNPKHLTSLIEKLRSVGLTVEEDGSHIRVARHKKLTSVDIKTLPYPGFPTDLQAQMMALMVLSNGLSVINETIFENRFMHVAELLRMGANIKVDGRSAIVKGTGKFTGAKVMATDLRASASLVIAGLAAEGITEISRIYHLERGYDDLAGKLSKLGAKVQQVKDE from the coding sequence ATGGATAAACTAGTAATTCAAGGCGGGATTCCGCTTCATGGTGAGATATCAATAAGCGGTGCAAAAAATGCTGCTCTGCCTTTACTTGCAGCTACACTGTTGGCTACTGGACGTCATACGCTGCATAATGTGCCGAATCTGCGTGATACACGTACAATTGTGAGATTGCTTGAATCTTTCGGAGTAACTTCTGAAAAGGGCGAGGCCGGTACCTGGTATCTTAATTGTGATTCGATTAACAATCTGGAAGCCTCATACGATCTTGTGAAAACAATGCGTGCCTCTGTACTTGTTCTCGGCCCCTTGCTGAGCCGCTACGGCCGAGCAAGGGTATCATTGCCAGGTGGTTGCGCTATTGGTGCTCGTCCTATTGATTTTCACCTTCAGGCTTTAGAGAAAATGGGGGCCCATTTAACCCTTAAAGAAGGGTATGTTGAGGCGGAGATCGAAGGACGTCTTAAAGGGGCATCAATATATTTTGACATTCCCTCTGTTACAGGGACAGAAAATATTGTAATGGCTGCTGTTCTTGCCAAAGGGACAACGGTCATTAAAAATGCAGCCCGTGAACCGGAGGTCGGCAACAACATCGATATGCTTGTTTCAATGGGTGCAGAGATAGAAGGAAAAGGCACGGATAAGCTGGTTGTTCATGGCGTCAAGAAACTTTACCCAGCTGAAAATACCATTCTATCAGACCGTATTGAAACGGGAACATATTTAATTGCCGTCGGTGCTGCTGGTGGTGATGTGGTTATTAATAACTGCAATCCCAAGCATTTGACGTCACTCATAGAAAAGCTTCGTTCTGTTGGGCTGACAGTTGAAGAGGATGGCTCACATATTCGAGTCGCCAGACATAAAAAGCTTACCAGTGTCGATATTAAAACGCTGCCATATCCAGGTTTCCCAACGGATCTGCAGGCTCAAATGATGGCCTTAATGGTCCTTTCAAATGGGTTAAGTGTTATCAATGAAACAATATTTGAAAATCGTTTTATGCACGTTGCTGAACTGCTTAGAATGGGTGCTAATATCAAAGTTGATGGCAGGAGTGCAATCGTAAAAGGAACTGGTAAGTTTACCGGTGCAAAAGTTATGGCTACCGACTTGAGAGCCAGTGCTTCGCTGGTTATTGCCGGACTTGCTGCGGAAGGGATAACCGAAATTTCGAGAATTTATCACCTTGAAAGAGGGTATGATGATCTCGCCGGGAAACTTTCAAAACTTGGGGCGAAGGTACAGCAGGTAAAAGATGAATAA